Proteins encoded together in one Chryseobacterium taklimakanense window:
- the mnmE gene encoding tRNA uridine-5-carboxymethylaminomethyl(34) synthesis GTPase MnmE: MNHDTICALATANGVGALGIIRVSGNKAFEIVNRCFEGKNLSKAESHTVHYGFIKDGDEQIDEVMVSVFKAPRTFTTENSVEISFHGSPHIAKKILEVLIKNGARMAKAGEFTMRAFMNGRIDLSQAEAIADVIASENEASRKVALNQLKGGISNEISELRGDLLNFTSLVELELDFAEEDVEFADRTAMKMLLDSLETKLSALIDSFQYGNAIKNGVDVAIIGKPNAGKSTLLNALLKEERAIVSDIAGTTRDTIEEILHIKGTAFRFIDTAGIRETTDEIEAIGVQKAKEKIATAKILLYLYDEFDSRPQEVIDFVKEFYREDLKIILLHNKIDINGSLENEFDQQLAETLVPVYTTTLLPISAKDQTGIEALKTELIHYVENLKQDESNVIITNQRHYEALQKSLESVTRVKSAISQSFHTELLAYELRYALEHLGEISGEFTNDEVLGNIFSKFCIGK; the protein is encoded by the coding sequence ATGAATCACGACACCATCTGTGCTTTGGCAACTGCTAACGGCGTTGGAGCTCTGGGAATCATCAGGGTTTCCGGAAATAAAGCTTTTGAAATTGTTAACCGCTGTTTTGAGGGGAAAAACCTTTCAAAAGCAGAATCGCATACCGTACATTATGGTTTTATCAAAGATGGCGACGAGCAGATTGATGAGGTGATGGTCTCCGTATTCAAGGCACCGAGAACTTTTACTACAGAAAATTCTGTGGAGATTTCTTTTCACGGTTCGCCGCATATTGCGAAAAAGATTCTTGAAGTTCTCATCAAAAACGGCGCGAGAATGGCGAAAGCCGGCGAATTCACGATGCGTGCCTTTATGAACGGCAGGATTGATCTTTCCCAGGCCGAAGCCATTGCCGATGTGATTGCCAGTGAAAATGAAGCCTCCCGGAAAGTAGCATTAAACCAACTGAAGGGCGGAATCTCAAATGAAATTTCTGAGTTAAGGGGAGATTTGCTCAACTTTACATCATTGGTAGAACTTGAACTCGATTTTGCGGAGGAAGATGTAGAGTTTGCCGACCGCACCGCGATGAAGATGCTGTTGGACAGTTTGGAAACCAAATTATCCGCGCTCATCGATTCTTTTCAATACGGAAATGCCATCAAAAATGGGGTAGATGTGGCGATCATCGGTAAACCCAACGCCGGAAAATCCACGCTTCTGAATGCTCTGTTAAAAGAGGAAAGAGCCATTGTTTCCGATATTGCCGGCACCACCCGCGACACGATTGAAGAAATTCTGCACATTAAAGGAACGGCGTTCCGCTTTATCGATACCGCGGGCATCCGAGAAACCACCGATGAAATTGAAGCCATCGGCGTTCAGAAAGCCAAAGAGAAAATTGCCACGGCGAAAATTCTGCTGTATCTGTATGATGAATTCGACAGCAGACCGCAGGAGGTAATTGATTTTGTAAAAGAATTTTACCGGGAAGATCTGAAAATCATCCTCCTTCACAATAAAATTGATATCAATGGTTCGCTTGAAAACGAATTCGACCAACAGCTTGCTGAAACCTTAGTTCCGGTGTACACCACCACCTTACTACCCATTTCCGCCAAAGACCAGACCGGTATCGAAGCTCTGAAAACCGAACTCATCCATTATGTTGAGAACTTGAAACAGGATGAAAGTAACGTGATCATTACCAATCAGCGTCATTACGAGGCCCTTCAAAAATCACTGGAATCCGTAACACGGGTAAAATCCGCCATTTCCCAGAGTTTCCACACCGAACTGCTGGCGTACGAACTGCGCTATGCTTTGGAGCATCTTGGTGAAATTTCCGGAGAGTTTACGAATGATGAGGTTTTGGGGAATATTTTTTCGAAGTTTTGCATCGGGAAATAA
- a CDS encoding chorismate mutase, with translation MELQDLKNDWINNYPKPLIIAGPCSAESETQMLETARRIKESGADVPVFRAGIWKPRTKPNGFEGVGVIGLNWLKKVKEEYGFKTATEVANANHVFAALEADVDILWIGARSTVNPFTVQEIAVALRGTEKTVLVKNPVNPDLALWIGAMERLLGQGITNIGAIHRGFSSYQKTKYRNIPNWQIAIDFKNQFPNIPMIVDPSHICGNRTGLASVAQEALNVGYHGAMIETHCTPDEAWSDAAQQITPEILAELIANLQTRNADDAEYEDKLGQHRTLISDIDFQLIQLLADRMKISEKIGTVKKENNIAIFQPDRWKVITEYAAMKADETGMSKDFIEKVFKAIHEESIEVQNSVMINK, from the coding sequence ATGGAACTACAAGATTTAAAAAACGACTGGATTAATAATTATCCAAAACCACTTATAATTGCCGGCCCCTGCAGTGCTGAAAGCGAAACTCAAATGTTGGAAACAGCACGCAGGATAAAAGAATCCGGCGCTGATGTTCCTGTATTCCGTGCCGGAATCTGGAAACCAAGAACCAAACCCAATGGTTTTGAAGGGGTTGGTGTGATTGGACTCAACTGGCTTAAAAAAGTTAAAGAAGAATACGGATTTAAGACGGCTACCGAAGTTGCCAACGCCAACCACGTTTTCGCTGCTTTGGAAGCAGATGTTGATATTCTCTGGATTGGTGCGCGTTCTACGGTAAACCCGTTTACCGTACAGGAAATTGCAGTGGCGCTTCGCGGAACCGAAAAAACGGTCTTGGTTAAAAATCCCGTAAATCCGGATCTTGCGCTGTGGATTGGCGCTATGGAAAGGCTTTTGGGACAGGGAATTACCAATATTGGAGCAATTCACCGCGGCTTTTCGAGTTATCAGAAAACCAAATACAGAAATATCCCCAACTGGCAGATAGCCATTGATTTCAAAAACCAGTTTCCGAATATTCCGATGATTGTGGATCCGTCGCATATCTGCGGAAACAGGACCGGGCTCGCCAGCGTTGCTCAGGAAGCGCTGAACGTGGGTTACCATGGTGCGATGATCGAAACGCACTGCACGCCGGACGAGGCCTGGAGTGATGCCGCACAGCAGATAACGCCCGAGATTCTGGCAGAACTCATCGCCAACCTTCAAACCAGAAATGCCGATGATGCTGAATACGAAGACAAATTAGGCCAGCACAGAACGCTGATTTCTGATATCGATTTCCAGCTGATCCAGCTTTTGGCAGACCGTATGAAAATCTCTGAGAAAATCGGAACAGTTAAAAAGGAAAACAATATCGCGATCTTTCAGCCGGACCGTTGGAAAGTAATCACGGAATATGCCGCAATGAAAGCTGATGAGACGGGAATGTCAAAAGATTTTATAGAAAAAGTATTCAAAGCCATTCACGAGGAATCGATTGAGGTGCAGAACAGCGTAATGATCAATAAATAG
- the dnaX gene encoding DNA polymerase III subunit gamma/tau: MENFIVSARKYRPQEFDTVVGQSHVTDTLEHAIENNQLAQALLFCGPRGVGKTTCARILARKINEKDGSVSEDGFAYNIYELDAASNNSVDDIRELIDQVRFAPQVGQYKVYIIDEVHMLSSNAFNAFLKTLEEPPAHAIFILATTEKHKIIPTILSRCQIYDFKRITIEDIQDHLRKIAEKEDVKYEDDALYLIAQKADGALRDALSIFDRLTTFTQKNITLAKAAEVLNILDYDQYLNIADLAKANDIPGVLSAFNEIVKKGFDPHIFIAGLGNHFRDLMMAQNPSTLNLIEVGEKTKEKFALQSKNWSPQELIDAIEICNHADINYKNSKNPKLTVEIALMQLSSLSVKGLDSKKKSS, encoded by the coding sequence ATGGAAAATTTCATCGTATCTGCCCGTAAATACCGCCCGCAAGAGTTTGATACTGTTGTAGGCCAGTCCCACGTAACCGATACCCTGGAACATGCCATCGAAAACAACCAGCTGGCGCAGGCCTTACTGTTCTGCGGCCCCCGCGGTGTTGGAAAAACAACCTGTGCAAGGATATTAGCCAGAAAAATTAACGAGAAAGACGGTTCCGTTTCCGAGGACGGTTTTGCCTACAATATCTACGAACTGGATGCCGCATCCAACAACTCGGTGGATGACATCCGTGAACTGATCGACCAGGTGCGTTTTGCACCGCAGGTCGGGCAGTACAAGGTTTATATCATCGATGAGGTGCATATGCTTTCTTCCAACGCATTTAATGCGTTTCTCAAAACTTTGGAAGAACCTCCGGCACATGCCATTTTCATCCTTGCGACAACTGAGAAGCATAAGATCATCCCAACCATTCTGTCCCGTTGCCAGATCTATGATTTTAAAAGAATCACGATTGAAGACATTCAGGATCATTTAAGGAAAATCGCTGAAAAGGAAGACGTTAAATACGAAGACGATGCGCTTTATCTGATTGCTCAAAAAGCCGACGGTGCCCTGCGGGATGCCCTTTCCATCTTCGACAGGCTGACGACTTTTACCCAAAAGAATATTACCCTTGCCAAAGCAGCGGAAGTTCTAAATATTCTGGACTACGACCAGTATCTCAACATTGCAGATCTAGCGAAAGCGAATGACATCCCGGGTGTGCTTTCTGCATTTAATGAGATTGTAAAAAAAGGTTTCGATCCCCACATTTTCATAGCCGGTTTGGGAAACCATTTCCGTGACCTGATGATGGCGCAGAATCCTTCTACTTTAAACCTCATTGAGGTGGGTGAGAAAACCAAGGAGAAATTTGCTCTACAAAGCAAAAACTGGTCTCCACAGGAACTTATCGATGCGATCGAGATCTGCAACCATGCCGACATCAATTATAAAAATTCAAAAAATCCAAAGCTGACGGTCGAAATCGCCCTGATGCAGCTTTCATCCCTATCTGTAAAGGGTTTGGATTCTAAAAAAAAAAGTTCCTGA
- a CDS encoding sodium-translocating pyrophosphatase, with amino-acid sequence MDLFFFIPIFGLIALVYTFVQSSWVSKQDAGNEKMRSISGHIADGAMAFLHAEYKILAYFVVIVAILLALMGFSNEKSHWSIGLAFIAGAIFSATAGYIGMKIATKANVRTAEAAKTSLSKALKVSFTGGSVMGMGVAGLAVLGLGALYLIIKQLIAPGAETNSEEMERAIEILTGFSLGAESIALFARVGGGIYTKAADVGADLVGKVEAGIPEDDPRNPATIADNVGDNVGDVAGMGADLFGSYVATVLATMVLGRETLSNDAFGGYAPILLPMLIAGLGIIFSIIGTFFVRIGDDAENDTHKVQNALNFGNWGSILLVAISSYFLTNYLLPDTMELRGFVFTKIGVFGAIMVGLIVGTLMSIITEYYTAMGKRPVKSIVKQSSTGHATNIIGGLSIGMESTLLPTIVLAGGIWGSYLCAGLYGVAIAAAGMMATTAMQLAIDAFGPIADNAGGIAEMSELPKDVRERTDILDAVGNTTAATGKGFAIASAALTALALFAAYVGIAGIDGIDVYKADVLAGLFVGAMIPFIFSSLAITAVGKAAMAMVEEVRRQFREIPGILEGKAEPEYEKCVEISTDASIKKMLLPGSIAIVTPILVGFIWGPEVLGGFLAGATVSGVLMGMFQNNAGGAWDNAKKSFEKGVEVNGQTHYKGSEMHKASVTGDTVGDPFKDTSGPSMNILIKLMSIVSLVIAPTLALMHKDKIEKGRAEQIEKPTARTGGNHTATTVLPGVKKDSLAGNMKVSEVRGGINEDGEFVYDTGDIQEIQLSNKKVIGLGTNSQMNDLYNKIKIQDKSVLNESDWYTVENLFFASGSADIVPGSEANLQNLAEIMKAYPDMKVKVGGYTDNTGNEATNQKLSELRAKTAKIKLLEMGISPERVEAEGYGSRYPVCETNDTDECKALNRRIDVRVLEM; translated from the coding sequence ATGGATTTATTCTTCTTCATCCCAATCTTTGGACTTATCGCCTTAGTCTATACGTTCGTTCAAAGCTCCTGGGTTAGTAAGCAGGATGCAGGAAATGAGAAAATGCGCTCGATCAGCGGCCATATTGCTGACGGAGCGATGGCTTTTCTTCATGCCGAGTACAAGATTCTTGCTTATTTTGTGGTTATAGTAGCGATTTTGCTGGCCTTGATGGGCTTCAGTAATGAGAAATCACACTGGAGTATCGGTCTGGCTTTTATAGCCGGCGCTATTTTCAGCGCGACAGCCGGTTATATCGGAATGAAAATCGCCACAAAAGCGAACGTGAGAACGGCGGAGGCTGCAAAAACCTCACTTTCAAAAGCATTAAAAGTTTCATTCACCGGTGGTTCCGTAATGGGAATGGGCGTTGCCGGGCTGGCAGTTTTGGGGCTTGGTGCGCTTTATTTAATCATCAAACAACTTATTGCGCCGGGAGCGGAGACAAATTCTGAAGAGATGGAGCGCGCGATTGAAATCCTTACAGGATTTTCCCTCGGTGCTGAATCCATTGCGCTGTTCGCCAGAGTGGGCGGGGGTATTTATACCAAAGCAGCCGACGTTGGTGCCGACCTTGTAGGAAAAGTAGAAGCAGGGATTCCGGAAGATGATCCGCGAAATCCAGCAACGATTGCTGATAACGTGGGTGATAACGTAGGTGATGTTGCCGGTATGGGAGCGGATCTTTTTGGTTCATACGTTGCTACCGTCTTGGCGACTATGGTTTTAGGCCGTGAAACATTGTCAAATGACGCTTTCGGTGGTTATGCGCCCATCCTTTTACCGATGCTGATTGCCGGTTTAGGAATCATCTTCTCCATCATCGGAACTTTCTTCGTAAGAATCGGCGATGACGCTGAAAATGATACACACAAAGTACAGAACGCCCTGAATTTTGGAAACTGGGGAAGTATACTCCTCGTGGCTATTTCATCCTACTTCCTTACCAATTACCTTCTTCCGGACACCATGGAACTGCGAGGATTTGTTTTCACCAAAATAGGTGTTTTCGGGGCTATAATGGTAGGATTGATTGTTGGTACTCTGATGAGTATCATTACTGAATATTATACAGCCATGGGCAAAAGGCCTGTTAAAAGTATTGTAAAACAGTCCAGTACCGGTCATGCTACAAACATTATTGGCGGTTTATCCATCGGGATGGAATCTACACTTCTGCCGACGATCGTTTTAGCGGGTGGCATCTGGGGTTCCTACCTGTGCGCAGGTCTTTACGGTGTGGCAATAGCCGCAGCGGGCATGATGGCAACCACCGCAATGCAGCTTGCAATTGATGCTTTCGGACCGATAGCAGATAATGCCGGCGGTATTGCAGAAATGAGTGAACTGCCCAAAGATGTTCGTGAAAGAACAGATATTCTGGATGCTGTAGGAAACACTACTGCAGCAACCGGAAAGGGTTTTGCAATTGCTTCTGCGGCGCTTACGGCTTTGGCCTTGTTTGCAGCTTATGTAGGAATAGCGGGTATCGACGGGATTGATGTTTATAAAGCAGACGTTCTTGCCGGGCTTTTTGTAGGTGCGATGATCCCGTTTATCTTTTCATCTTTGGCAATCACAGCGGTAGGTAAAGCTGCGATGGCAATGGTGGAGGAAGTCAGAAGGCAGTTCCGAGAAATTCCGGGAATTCTTGAAGGAAAAGCAGAGCCTGAATATGAAAAATGTGTTGAGATCTCTACAGATGCTTCCATTAAGAAAATGCTTTTACCAGGGTCTATTGCTATCGTAACACCCATTTTGGTGGGCTTTATCTGGGGTCCCGAAGTGTTGGGCGGTTTCCTTGCGGGCGCAACCGTTTCAGGTGTATTGATGGGAATGTTCCAGAATAATGCCGGTGGTGCATGGGATAATGCTAAAAAATCATTCGAAAAAGGAGTTGAAGTAAACGGACAAACCCACTATAAAGGTTCCGAAATGCATAAGGCATCTGTAACGGGAGATACCGTTGGTGACCCATTCAAAGACACTTCCGGGCCGTCAATGAATATCCTTATCAAACTGATGAGTATTGTTTCACTGGTGATTGCGCCAACTTTAGCTTTAATGCATAAGGACAAAATCGAAAAGGGCAGGGCGGAACAAATTGAGAAGCCCACCGCACGCACTGGTGGAAATCATACGGCAACAACGGTTTTGCCGGGTGTAAAAAAAGATTCATTGGCAGGAAATATGAAAGTTTCTGAAGTGAGGGGAGGCATCAATGAGGATGGGGAATTTGTTTATGATACCGGTGACATTCAGGAAATCCAACTGAGCAATAAAAAAGTGATTGGTTTGGGAACCAACAGCCAGATGAATGACCTTTATAATAAAATCAAAATTCAGGATAAATCCGTACTGAACGAAAGCGATTGGTACACCGTAGAAAACCTTTTCTTTGCGAGCGGCAGTGCAGATATCGTACCGGGATCGGAGGCCAATCTTCAGAATCTTGCGGAAATCATGAAGGCTTATCCTGATATGAAAGTAAAAGTGGGCGGTTATACCGATAATACCGGTAACGAAGCCACCAACCAAAAACTGTCTGAACTTAGGGCTAAAACTGCTAAGATAAAACTTCTTGAAATGGGGATTTCCCCGGAAAGGGTTGAAGCAGAAGGCTACGGTTCGCGCTATCCGGTTTGTGAAACAAATGATACCGATGAGTGTAAAGCACTCAACAGAAGGATTGATGTAAGAGTTTTGGAAATGTGA
- the rsgA gene encoding ribosome small subunit-dependent GTPase A yields MAYKGLIIKSTGSWYQVMDTETKTVFEARIRGKFKLVKSRLTNPLAVGDLVEFQLEQDDIAWITKIEPRKNYLIRKSVNLSKEAHIIASNIDLACFIFTLKHPETSLGFLDRFLACCEAYNITPLLLFNKMDMLDDEETDIVKDIVSVYENIGYQTLEISSYSKFNLPVLQERIQNKTSVFFGHSGSGKSTLVNALQPDLNLKTGEISETHRKGKHTTTFAQMYFWDFGGAVIDTPGVREFAMIDVEKEEIQHYFPEIFATGRDCRFHNCMHINEPKCAVLDGLEAGTIEESRYVTYLKLMEEAEAQASDSRFA; encoded by the coding sequence ATGGCATATAAGGGGCTCATCATCAAATCTACCGGCAGTTGGTACCAGGTTATGGATACTGAAACCAAAACCGTATTTGAAGCCCGGATCCGTGGAAAGTTCAAGCTTGTTAAAAGTAGGCTCACCAACCCGCTTGCGGTAGGCGACCTGGTAGAATTTCAGCTCGAACAGGATGATATTGCGTGGATTACCAAGATTGAACCACGAAAAAATTACCTGATCCGCAAATCGGTAAATCTCTCCAAAGAAGCGCATATCATTGCATCCAATATTGATTTGGCCTGTTTTATTTTTACTTTAAAACATCCTGAAACCTCACTGGGTTTTCTCGACCGTTTTCTCGCGTGTTGCGAAGCTTATAATATCACACCGCTGCTTCTTTTCAACAAAATGGATATGCTGGATGATGAAGAAACTGATATTGTAAAGGACATAGTGTCTGTTTATGAGAATATTGGTTACCAGACTCTCGAAATTTCCTCCTATTCAAAATTTAACCTTCCGGTGCTTCAGGAAAGGATTCAAAATAAAACGTCGGTTTTCTTCGGGCATTCCGGAAGTGGAAAATCTACATTGGTCAATGCCCTGCAGCCGGATCTGAACCTTAAAACCGGAGAAATTTCAGAGACGCACCGCAAAGGAAAACATACCACGACATTTGCGCAGATGTATTTCTGGGATTTCGGTGGCGCAGTGATCGATACACCGGGCGTACGTGAGTTTGCGATGATTGATGTGGAGAAAGAAGAAATCCAGCACTATTTCCCTGAAATTTTCGCGACAGGTAGAGACTGCAGATTTCACAACTGTATGCATATCAACGAACCAAAATGCGCTGTTCTGGATGGGCTTGAGGCCGGGACTATTGAAGAATCCCGCTATGTTACTTATCTGAAGCTCATGGAGGAGGCGGAAGCGCAGGCTTCTGATTCACGTTTTGCCTGA
- a CDS encoding nucleoside-diphosphate kinase, with product MSNITFTMIKPDAVADGHIGAILGKIAEAGFRIKAMKLTQLTVADAQKFYAVHSERPFYGELVEFMSSGPIVAAVLEKENAVEDFRTLIGATNPADAAEGTIRKMFARSVGENAVHGSDSDENAQIEANFHFSGREIF from the coding sequence ATGTCGAATATCACTTTTACGATGATTAAGCCGGATGCGGTAGCAGATGGTCATATTGGGGCAATTCTAGGTAAAATTGCTGAGGCAGGTTTCAGAATTAAAGCAATGAAACTTACCCAACTTACAGTTGCTGATGCTCAGAAATTTTACGCTGTACACTCAGAAAGACCATTTTACGGGGAACTGGTTGAGTTTATGTCTTCCGGACCAATCGTAGCTGCAGTTTTGGAAAAGGAAAATGCTGTTGAAGATTTCAGAACATTGATTGGTGCAACAAACCCTGCCGATGCCGCGGAGGGAACCATCAGAAAAATGTTTGCAAGAAGTGTTGGTGAAAATGCTGTGCACGGATCCGATTCTGATGAAAATGCACAAATCGAGGCAAACTTTCATTTTTCAGGAAGAGAGATTTTCTAA
- the hsdR gene encoding EcoAI/FtnUII family type I restriction enzme subunit R translates to MPDKSSLSERDICTKYISPAIENAGWDKFKQYREEVNFTDGRIIVRGKLSTRGKRKRADYILYYKPNIPIGIIEVKENNHSVGAGMQQALEYADILQLPFVFSTNGNRFLFHDKTNTESLEQEIELDDFPSPEVLWEKYLNYKGISSPDAKNVVEQDYYFDGSGKAPRYYQQNAVNLTLEAIAKGQDRILLVMATGTGKTYTAFQIVHRLWKSRTKKRILFLADRNALIDQTKRGDFKHFKDKMTIVQKRQVDKSYEVYLAIYQGLTGSEEEKNIFKQFSPDFFDLIVIDECHRGSAKEDSAWREVLTYFKSATQIGLTATPKETEEVSNSEYFGDPVYTYSLKQGIEDGFLAPYQVIRVTIDVDAEGWRPEKDKTDKAGNLVEDRIYNRKDYDRNLVIDERTQIVAQKVTEFLKNSGRFQKTIVFCRDVDHAERMRSALANLNSDLVGQNHKYVMRITGDNDEGKRELDNFIDPEQTYPVIATTSELMTTGVDAQTCKLIVLDTEIGSMTKFKQIVGRGTRVNEEFGKLYFTIMDFRNATDKFADKDFDGDPVRIKEIKGDEPITGDNDPAEDDEPNDVEKPVVKDPPENYGNDDPFTKKKTKLQKIYINGVDVTILNSREMYFDKDGKPVTMSMKDYTKSLLSEKYESLDHFLNLWKSADRKEALIEELNEQGIPVEELLKAVNRECDLFDIICHVAFDQKPLTRKERANNVKKRNYFTKYGEKARAVIEALIEKYADEGIENIESMEVLKLNPLSDFGSPLEIVKSFGGKNQYLEAIKELENEIYNLA, encoded by the coding sequence ATGCCCGACAAATCTAGCCTGTCCGAACGCGATATCTGTACCAAATATATTTCTCCTGCGATCGAAAATGCTGGGTGGGATAAATTTAAACAATATCGGGAAGAAGTGAATTTTACGGACGGCCGCATTATCGTTCGTGGAAAACTTTCGACTCGTGGGAAGCGTAAAAGAGCAGATTATATTCTTTATTACAAACCGAATATTCCTATCGGGATTATTGAAGTAAAGGAAAACAATCATTCCGTAGGAGCCGGAATGCAGCAGGCTTTAGAATACGCAGACATCTTACAGTTACCTTTTGTTTTTTCCACCAACGGAAACCGTTTCTTATTTCACGACAAAACAAATACTGAAAGTTTAGAACAAGAAATTGAACTGGATGATTTTCCGTCACCTGAAGTCCTTTGGGAAAAATATCTGAACTATAAAGGTATTTCTTCTCCTGATGCTAAGAATGTGGTTGAACAAGATTATTATTTTGACGGTTCAGGAAAAGCTCCGAGATATTATCAGCAAAATGCTGTTAATTTGACCTTAGAAGCGATTGCAAAAGGTCAGGACAGAATTTTGTTGGTAATGGCTACAGGTACCGGTAAAACCTACACCGCTTTTCAAATTGTTCATCGGCTTTGGAAATCTAGAACTAAAAAAAGAATTCTTTTTCTCGCCGACAGAAATGCTTTAATCGATCAGACTAAAAGAGGCGATTTTAAACATTTTAAAGATAAAATGACTATCGTGCAAAAACGCCAGGTCGATAAATCCTATGAAGTTTATTTGGCTATTTATCAGGGTTTGACAGGTTCCGAAGAAGAAAAGAATATTTTCAAACAGTTCAGTCCTGATTTTTTTGATTTAATTGTGATTGATGAGTGTCACCGTGGAAGTGCCAAGGAAGATTCTGCTTGGCGTGAAGTGTTGACCTACTTTAAATCAGCAACGCAAATCGGTTTAACCGCAACTCCTAAAGAAACTGAAGAAGTAAGCAATTCTGAATATTTTGGGGATCCCGTTTACACGTATTCACTGAAACAGGGAATTGAAGACGGCTTCCTTGCGCCTTATCAAGTGATTCGGGTTACGATAGATGTTGATGCAGAAGGATGGAGACCGGAAAAAGATAAAACCGATAAAGCAGGAAACTTGGTTGAAGACCGTATTTACAACCGTAAAGATTATGACCGCAATTTGGTTATAGACGAAAGAACACAAATTGTTGCTCAAAAAGTGACAGAGTTTCTTAAAAATTCCGGGCGTTTCCAAAAAACTATTGTCTTTTGCCGCGATGTGGATCATGCGGAAAGAATGCGCTCCGCTTTGGCCAATCTGAATTCGGATTTGGTAGGGCAAAATCATAAATATGTGATGCGGATTACAGGTGACAATGATGAAGGTAAACGCGAACTCGATAATTTTATTGATCCCGAACAGACTTATCCCGTTATTGCCACCACTTCCGAACTGATGACGACCGGAGTTGATGCCCAAACGTGTAAACTGATTGTTTTGGATACGGAAATCGGTTCAATGACGAAGTTTAAACAGATTGTGGGGCGTGGAACAAGAGTGAACGAAGAGTTCGGAAAACTGTATTTTACCATTATGGATTTCCGCAATGCGACGGACAAATTCGCAGATAAAGATTTTGATGGCGATCCGGTGAGGATTAAGGAAATTAAAGGTGATGAACCAATTACAGGCGATAACGATCCTGCTGAAGATGATGAACCTAATGATGTCGAAAAACCCGTTGTAAAAGATCCACCCGAAAATTACGGTAATGATGATCCATTCACAAAGAAAAAAACAAAACTTCAGAAAATCTATATCAACGGTGTGGACGTCACCATCTTAAATTCCCGTGAAATGTATTTCGACAAGGATGGAAAACCTGTCACGATGAGCATGAAAGACTATACCAAGTCGCTGTTAAGTGAAAAGTATGAATCGCTGGATCACTTTCTGAACCTTTGGAAATCAGCCGACCGTAAGGAAGCTCTCATTGAGGAACTGAATGAGCAGGGAATTCCCGTTGAAGAACTTTTGAAAGCCGTAAACCGTGAATGTGATCTGTTCGATATTATCTGCCACGTTGCTTTCGACCAAAAACCTTTAACAAGGAAAGAAAGAGCCAACAATGTGAAAAAGCGCAACTATTTTACAAAATACGGCGAAAAAGCAAGAGCGGTGATTGAAGCACTTATTGAAAAATACGCCGATGAAGGTATCGAAAATATTGAAAGTATGGAAGTGTTGAAACTGAATCCGCTTTCAGATTTTGGTTCGCCACTCGAAATTGTAAAATCTTTTGGTGGTAAAAATCAGTATTTAGAAGCAATAAAAGAACTAGAAAACGAAATATACAATTTAGCATAG